A region of the Culex quinquefasciatus strain JHB chromosome 1, VPISU_Cqui_1.0_pri_paternal, whole genome shotgun sequence genome:
GAGTAGAAATAATTTTCTTCTGAATCTATAGAAAAACTTGAATCACGGGTTCTACCTGAGGGCGTCAGAACCTGGGGCATGTGGTCCTCCATCAGGAAGCGGTTCGTGTTGTATGGCACTAGCGGTGGATGGTCAGACAGCGACTCGGCCCGCCGCTTGTTGGCCACAGCAGCGCCGATCCGGACATGGTTCTGGAACTTCCACTGGGACTTGGTGTAGGGCCGCGAGCTGGACGACCGTTTGCCGCGTTTGGCCTTGCCCCGGCGAGTCTTCCGCTTGGCCCCGTCATTACTCCGGCGCTTCTCGTTTGGCCCTCCACCGCCACTGCTGGACGAACGAGCAATACCGGCGGCTTCGTCCATCTTCGTCGTCGTAGCAGGCGgtgccgaagccgaagtgtttGTAGTTCGCTCGGGATCCGCTTGGAGCGCCCCAGTCGTTTCGGCAGCAGTCACCGCTGCGGTCGCACTCTGAGCAGGTTCGACGTCATTTTGGCTCGCGAGAAAATTTCGATTTTCGCTCGTGTTTTCAATGTTCTTCGCCGACATTTTGCCTCACGTAGTCACCACACCCTTCGCGTGTGTTCTCCGATGCACAATTAATTGTTTCTACAGCACAACCGTAGGCTGGAGGCCACTATACACTTGACGATTCAATACCACCGATTCTGGATATGAATTTGCAGTTGTCGCCATTTTTCACTGGCAACTTGCCGCAGTTCCAACGTTGGCCACCGTGTGGCGCTGCACTTGAACCAACTCAACTgctcgcagaaaaaaaaacttccaccaGGGTTGTATCCAAAAGGGGACCACCAAAAAATCACCACAATCCTCTATTGTTCCGACTTgacttttacataaaattttatctaCCGAAGATAAAATTTCACACACCCGTGGACCCGGTGTAAACTACACCCCTGGACCTGACACCGTCGTCCAAGCAGGCTTCGTATAAATCACCACACTTTgcacacactctctctctctccgctTGCTGCGCTCCTGTGCCTCCTTCGATGTTCCTCTTCCTTTTTACTTCTTCTCACTCACTCTCTCTAATAACTGGCTGGCGCGTAGCCTACTGCTACATCAAACTACACAGAGATGGAGACTCTTCCTGTCGGACCGACTGTGGCATGTGCTCTCGCGTACGCTTGTGGAAACGAAATGTGTTGATCGAGCAGGCGGCGAATCGGTCGAACCCCTCGTCGGCTTCGAACCAGCCCGCGCTGGTACAGTGTGTAGAGGACAAACGGCCGCCTGCTTGGGTGTTCGGGCCCGACTTCGTCAATGTTCGGCTGCTGCCGTGAGGCTGCGTTGGGCGAAGCGAGGGTGTGGTCTCGAATGACGATCCCTTTTTGTTAGTTGAACTGATCAaactcttattttattttaatttagtgTGCTTATTCTAAATTAAAATGTTACAGTAGCGATGCATAAGCAAAAACGCCAAACTTCGTTAAGCTTTCCGTTAACTTTGAAAGCAAGTTGTTAAAAGCTCTACACAAAAGATTGAAAAGCTTCAATCTGTgtacaaaatcataaaatcaacaactcctgagtttttttttttaaaaaaaaaaaggtcctagtctcaaaccccgatggttcgacaccaactgttgtcacacaaacggggtcactttttagtttgataccccttttacacggagttcacacacactaccaaacgtttgttttgatagtgttcgtgagggccgtgtaaaaagtgactgttcgtcactttttagtttgactttgtcaaaccaacggggtacaaactaaaaagtgtcaaacgaaaaagtgaccaaccaccgggggttgagtgtataagctattgtcattcatatgtttaaaggacctatTCAACAAAACTCTAGAACTTAGCGGCTAAGGCTGTTGATACGTAAGTTGCTACGAGATTCGGATCCCGCCTCATTCCATGGTGGCTTTCGTTCAACGTTTGTCCCGTTTGATAATAGTATTCAAAGAGCTactacactacggcaaacaaactcgcaatttttgacagtttgtcagtttgacgcaaacaagtttgcgagtttggcaaactgtcaaacacgaaaaagtgcgagtatGGTTGTTTGTTAGGGGTAGTTTAATAGCTCCTTCAGTCTGCAGAGTTTAtgtttctgtattttttgactTACGGTTCTGTGAAGTCCGATGCTGAATtcctgaaatcaaagaaatcaaaaatatactATTTAATTAGCCATTAAGCTACTCAAATCTTAATCCAATCAAAACTCCTCACAAAACAACCGGGGCATCATCCCAGGACGCTCCCTCCAAGCAGGCGTTTGCTGTGTAgttttgttggattttttttttgtttctttaaacACTCTGCCTCTGCTCTGGTGTCTTTCTTTTTGGCCCTGCGTTTGTGTGTGGatccgccgtcgtcgtcgtcggatttCTGTACTCGGACTGCGGCGGCAGAGAAGGTACCTCATCAAGGGGATGCCGTTTGGAAAacgtttggttttttttgtcgttatcaaatttgacttgtttATGAAAAGTTGGCGGTATGATTTATAAACATGGGCTGTTTTATAAATAGCATTgaatttgtggtaatttgttgaaaattgaggcaagctttcaaatattaaaataatatctTGAGTTTTTGTGGTTCATATATTTATAAAACTCtggatatatttatttttatttttttgaaatacaaaGAAATTATCCATCTTCAtttccggagttttttttttttttttgaaaaggtcctataaattaaatttaatttttttttgttttttggatgtatttgaaaccgccttgagtcaggggtattaaaaacacccaaaaagcgaaaactgaaaatttggtttattggatctttaaaaaaaaaaaaactcctgaatttttgcctttttctgtattgttgaatttgaattaaatgttttatttttgtaatttagattttttgttttttaaattaatatttgtttttttattcagtatttttagtattttagtattttaatattttaatattttaatattttaatattttaatattttagtattttagtattttagtattttagtattttattattttagtattttagtattttagtattttagtattttagtattttagtattttagtattttagtattttagtattttagtattttagtattttagtattttagtattttagtattttagtattttagtattttagtattttagtattttagtattttagtattttagtattttagtattttagtattttagtattttagtattttagtattttagtattttagtattttagtattttagtattttagtattttagtgttttagtattttagtattttagtattttagtattttagtattttagtattttagtatt
Encoded here:
- the LOC119765296 gene encoding uncharacterized protein LOC119765296 gives rise to the protein MVLHSGRAAAYREFSIGLHRTTTPSLRPTQPHGSSRTLTKSGPNTQAGGRLSSTHCTSAGWFEADEGFDRFAACSINTFRFHKRTREHMPQSVRQEESPSLCSLM